A portion of the Chloroflexota bacterium genome contains these proteins:
- a CDS encoding ArsR family transcriptional regulator — translation MDKAPTTREQILDYLSSHTLASASEMAAALGVTAANIRHHLGLLEAKGLVAQAETQRLPRRGRPAKLYRLTAAAQQPFLEPLTRALLDALRRQGKSAEALLCDALCDHQSPDAARSLRERLQHAMHRLAAMHFEPRWEAHRHGPRVIFHRCPYAPLVADYPELCRLDTMLLERLLGVPVARVAEGPTAPCEFHVLPSGPASSPH, via the coding sequence ATGGACAAAGCCCCAACGACACGTGAGCAAATTCTCGATTACCTCAGCAGCCACACGTTGGCCTCGGCCAGCGAGATGGCGGCGGCTTTGGGGGTGACGGCAGCCAACATCCGCCACCACTTGGGGTTGTTGGAAGCGAAGGGGCTGGTAGCGCAGGCGGAAACGCAACGCCTGCCGCGGCGGGGGCGGCCTGCCAAGTTATATCGCCTCACGGCCGCAGCGCAGCAGCCGTTCTTAGAGCCGCTCACCCGGGCCTTGCTGGATGCTCTGCGCCGTCAGGGGAAATCGGCCGAGGCTTTGTTGTGCGACGCCCTGTGTGACCATCAGTCACCTGACGCGGCCCGTTCCCTGCGCGAGCGGCTGCAGCACGCGATGCACCGTTTGGCCGCGATGCACTTCGAGCCACGCTGGGAAGCCCACCGCCACGGCCCCAGGGTCATTTTCCACCGCTGCCCTTACGCACCGCTCGTGGCCGATTACCCCGAACTCTGCCGTCTCGATACGATGTTGCTGGAACGCTTGCTGGGCGTGCCGGTAGCCCGTGTGGCAGAAGGGCCGACGGCGCCGTGCGAGTTCCATGTTTTGCCCTCGGGGCCGGCTTCATCCCCCCATTAG
- a CDS encoding glycine dehydrogenase subunit 2 translates to MPLKVKEPLIVELSSPGREGVRFPDLDVPAAPLPEGLLREDLPLPEVSEVDVVRHYTRLSHFNHAVDINFYPLGSCTMKYNPKINEAVSRLPGFAHLHPLQPEETAQGALRLMYELQEALQEITGFAACSLQPAAGAHGELTGVHMIWAYHQDRGDTQRNKILVPDSAHGTNPASSAMSGFRVVEIPSDERGNIDLAALKAECDDTVAGLMLTNPNTLGLFEERLLEVIETVHAAGGLVYGDGANLNALLGIAKPGELGFDVMHLNLHKTFATPHGGGGPGSGPVVCAPHLADFLPGPVVVVKEEATDDLPPLYGFRMPPKSIGRVKPFHGHFGVMVKAFAYIMMLGAGGLRQVAEDAVLNANYLRVRLQDVYHIPYNRICMHEFVAEGRWKDAPDVHALDIAKRLMDFGFHPPTNYFPLIVHEALMIEPTETESKETLDAFAEAMLQIAGEAHTNPEVLHSAPHATPFGRVDEVKAAKELILTWMDGR, encoded by the coding sequence ATGCCCCTCAAGGTGAAAGAACCCCTTATTGTTGAACTTTCCTCGCCGGGGCGGGAAGGCGTGCGCTTCCCCGACCTGGATGTGCCCGCCGCGCCCCTGCCTGAAGGCCTGCTGCGGGAAGACCTGCCGCTGCCGGAGGTTTCCGAGGTGGACGTGGTGCGCCACTACACCCGCCTTTCGCATTTCAACCACGCGGTGGACATCAACTTCTACCCCCTCGGCTCCTGCACGATGAAGTACAACCCGAAAATCAACGAGGCCGTCAGCCGCCTGCCCGGCTTTGCCCACCTGCACCCTTTGCAGCCCGAGGAAACCGCCCAGGGCGCGCTGCGGCTGATGTACGAATTGCAGGAAGCCCTTCAGGAAATCACCGGCTTCGCGGCGTGCAGTTTGCAGCCTGCCGCAGGCGCCCACGGCGAACTGACCGGCGTGCACATGATTTGGGCTTACCATCAGGATCGCGGCGACACGCAGCGCAACAAAATCCTGGTGCCCGATTCCGCCCACGGCACCAACCCTGCGTCGTCGGCCATGAGCGGCTTCCGGGTGGTGGAAATTCCCTCAGACGAGCGCGGCAACATTGACCTGGCCGCCCTGAAAGCGGAATGCGACGACACCGTGGCCGGGCTGATGCTCACCAACCCCAACACCTTAGGGCTGTTCGAGGAGCGTTTGCTGGAAGTCATCGAAACCGTACACGCCGCGGGCGGGCTGGTTTACGGCGATGGGGCAAACCTGAACGCCCTGCTGGGCATTGCCAAACCCGGCGAACTGGGCTTCGATGTAATGCACCTCAACCTGCACAAGACCTTCGCCACGCCCCACGGCGGCGGCGGGCCGGGCAGCGGGCCGGTGGTGTGTGCGCCGCACCTCGCCGACTTCCTGCCGGGGCCGGTGGTGGTGGTCAAAGAGGAGGCCACCGACGATTTGCCGCCCCTGTACGGCTTCCGGATGCCGCCCAAGAGCATTGGGCGCGTCAAGCCCTTCCACGGGCACTTTGGCGTGATGGTGAAGGCGTTTGCCTATATCATGATGCTGGGTGCAGGCGGCCTGCGGCAGGTGGCCGAAGACGCCGTGCTCAACGCCAACTACCTGCGCGTGCGCCTGCAGGATGTCTACCACATCCCTTACAACCGCATTTGCATGCACGAATTCGTGGCCGAAGGCCGCTGGAAAGATGCCCCCGACGTCCACGCGCTGGATATTGCCAAGCGGCTGATGGATTTCGGCTTCCACCCGCCGACCAACTACTTCCCCCTCATCGTGCACGAAGCCCTGATGATCGAACCCACCGAAACCGAGAGCAAGGAAACCTTAGATGCCTTTGCCGAGGCGATGCTGCAGATTGCCGGGGAAGCCCATACCAACCCCGAAGTGCTGCACAGCGCCCCCCATGCCACGCCCTTTGGCCGGGTGGATGAGGTGAAGGCGGCGAAGGAGTTGATTTTGACGTGGATGGATGGAAGATAG
- a CDS encoding aminomethyl-transferring glycine dehydrogenase subunit GcvPA, translating to MFSPLTQADRKAMLEAVGVKSVAELFRDVPEAYRYPALRLPPPLTEMEVAEELQALSEDNETARDLLSFLGAGAYNHYIPAAVDAILSRGEFYTAYTPYQPEISQGTLQALFEYQSMVCALTGMEVANASHYDGATAVAEAAIMAYHVFRGKRPKVVLSPSLHPHYRETTRTYTQGSPIVFAGDDLPPAAPPEALLDAVDDQTALVMVQYPDFFGRVYDFTALAEEVHARGALFGVAVNPLALGLLKPPGEMGADIVTGEGQPLGIPLSFGGPYLGLFATRKKYVRKMAGRLVGQTVDSRGQRAYVLTLSAREQHIRRERATSNICSNQGLMTLASAVYLSLLGKRGLRKVAELNYHRAHYAARKLAALPGYALVFPETPFFNEFALRCPAPADEIAAHLLEHDIIAGYPLGEVYGEAFRDVLLVAVTEMNTREAIDLLAEALGEVH from the coding sequence ATGTTTTCCCCGCTTACGCAAGCCGACCGCAAGGCCATGCTGGAAGCCGTTGGCGTGAAAAGCGTGGCTGAGCTGTTCCGCGACGTGCCGGAAGCCTACCGCTACCCGGCGCTGCGGCTGCCCCCGCCGCTGACCGAAATGGAGGTGGCCGAGGAACTGCAGGCGCTTTCCGAAGACAACGAAACCGCCCGCGATTTACTTTCCTTCCTCGGTGCGGGCGCTTACAACCACTACATCCCCGCCGCGGTGGACGCCATCCTCAGCCGCGGCGAATTCTATACCGCCTACACGCCCTACCAGCCGGAAATTTCCCAGGGCACGCTGCAAGCCCTCTTTGAATACCAGAGCATGGTGTGTGCCCTCACCGGCATGGAAGTTGCCAACGCGTCGCACTACGACGGCGCAACCGCGGTGGCCGAAGCGGCCATCATGGCTTACCATGTCTTCCGCGGCAAGCGCCCCAAGGTGGTGCTTTCCCCCTCACTGCACCCGCACTATCGAGAAACCACCCGCACCTACACGCAAGGCTCGCCCATCGTGTTTGCCGGCGACGACCTGCCGCCCGCCGCGCCCCCTGAAGCCCTGCTGGACGCGGTAGACGACCAGACCGCCTTAGTGATGGTGCAATACCCTGACTTCTTCGGGCGGGTTTACGATTTCACCGCCCTGGCCGAAGAAGTCCACGCCCGCGGCGCGCTCTTTGGCGTGGCGGTCAACCCCCTGGCGTTGGGGCTGCTCAAGCCGCCGGGCGAGATGGGTGCCGACATCGTCACCGGCGAAGGTCAGCCCCTCGGTATTCCGCTTTCCTTTGGCGGGCCGTATCTTGGCCTGTTCGCCACCCGCAAAAAGTATGTCCGCAAGATGGCCGGCCGTCTGGTGGGGCAGACCGTGGACAGTCGCGGCCAGCGCGCTTATGTGCTTACCCTCAGCGCCCGCGAGCAGCACATCCGCCGCGAACGGGCGACTTCCAACATCTGCTCCAACCAGGGGCTGATGACCTTAGCCTCGGCGGTGTACCTTAGCCTGCTGGGCAAGCGCGGCCTGCGGAAGGTGGCGGAACTCAACTACCACCGCGCCCACTACGCCGCCCGCAAACTGGCGGCGCTGCCCGGCTACGCGCTTGTGTTCCCCGAAACGCCCTTTTTCAACGAATTTGCCCTCCGCTGCCCCGCCCCCGCCGACGAGATTGCCGCCCACCTGCTGGAACACGACATTATCGCCGGCTACCCGCTGGGCGAGGTTTACGGCGAGGCATTCCGGGATGTGCTGCTGGTGGCCGTCACCGAAATGAACACCCGCGAGGCCATTGACCTGCTGGCCGAAGCGTTAGGGGAGGTGCACTGA
- the gcvH gene encoding glycine cleavage system protein GcvH — translation MEFPADLKYTKNDEWIRADGTVGVTDYAQDQLSDVVFVEIVVSEGDEVAQGDIIATIESVKAAADVYAPVGGKVVAVNAELDDNPELVNEDPYGKAWLIKLEIADPAELDGLMDAAAYEAYCKEREE, via the coding sequence ATGGAATTCCCCGCTGACCTGAAATACACTAAGAACGATGAGTGGATCCGCGCCGATGGCACTGTCGGCGTCACCGACTACGCCCAGGATCAACTTTCCGACGTCGTCTTCGTAGAGATTGTGGTTTCCGAAGGCGACGAAGTGGCCCAGGGCGACATCATCGCCACCATTGAATCCGTCAAAGCCGCGGCCGATGTGTACGCGCCGGTGGGCGGCAAGGTGGTCGCCGTCAACGCCGAACTGGACGACAACCCCGAACTGGTCAACGAAGATCCTTACGGCAAAGCCTGGCTCATCAAACTGGAAATCGCCGACCCCGCCGAACTGGACGGCTTGATGGACGCCGCCGCGTATGAGGCGTATTGCAAGGAACGCGAAGAATAA